The Brachyspira aalborgi genome has a segment encoding these proteins:
- a CDS encoding HD family phosphohydrolase, translating into MNTNKKIMKSVINKTPNIERISQLLIAVILYAFTLVLVFPSYMQKITIPPIGETVEESLILKRTIKYKNREETDKLINYSKANIRPIFDMPAEIKENTISKIGEVFSFMRNSYENSLSNDILIDDIYNEFSSNYNLSINKSVFSNAIIGDIDLEYENKVKDTISDFLERGIISRRNLSPETIGLIQNNGIFVYKFHKSIVEEKIVPKNRVHFLEDLRMELGSIIGAKYRELNIFNMNTLSSLINAFLVDNLIYNSDKTQAEIDKVSENIEPVYTTIKAGYPILEKGERITEEKVNLLRYILNDNNFSSFNFSALIGQMFFILLLFISLGYIIFRFKISFYTNFKNYLLFCFEYIFIMTTAYICSNYISNKLIEEYLPFYIYTFIPMFAILNSLLGAKRGISSIVTICITVLAANMTQAGIFETFSLFIGSIVVSIISKRINNRNGVLLLGFYFGVYLSVISLINMFLINDIRFDYMLFVLSFASGLIQAILVMIILPVCEYLLETASIFKLQELADLNNPLLRQLQMNAPGTYHHSINMANLVEIIAEEIGEDGRLACVSAYYHDIGKTENPLYFIENTNREENIHLKLKPTLSASIVKSHVRFGVEIAKKYKLPKEVIAAIKEHHGTSLIKYFYVEAYKENPNVDISLFTYPGPRPQSKITAILMILDSIEAASRTIEIPTRENLERLIENIVNDKMAQGELNDSGLTLKDIEIIKRISFQKIIVSLHERIKYPELPEENEKDSKNAKPNNEKNNNGKTDSDKKEKYKVNDKKDIKKLPMKYNNEKNSIKYKDNSKKEKEIKEVVKK; encoded by the coding sequence ATGAATACAAATAAAAAAATAATGAAATCGGTTATAAATAAAACTCCGAATATAGAAAGGATATCTCAATTATTAATAGCCGTTATTTTATACGCTTTTACTTTAGTGTTGGTTTTTCCAAGCTATATGCAAAAAATAACGATTCCGCCAATCGGCGAAACGGTTGAAGAATCTCTTATATTAAAGCGAACTATAAAATATAAAAATAGAGAAGAAACCGACAAACTTATAAATTATTCCAAAGCAAATATAAGACCAATATTTGATATGCCAGCGGAAATAAAAGAAAATACTATATCTAAAATAGGCGAAGTATTTTCATTTATGAGAAATTCTTACGAAAATAGCCTTTCAAACGATATTTTAATTGACGATATTTATAATGAATTTTCAAGCAATTATAATTTGTCTATAAATAAATCCGTCTTTTCAAACGCTATAATTGGCGATATAGATTTAGAATACGAGAATAAAGTAAAAGATACTATAAGCGATTTTTTAGAAAGAGGAATAATATCGAGAAGAAATTTAAGTCCTGAAACGATAGGTTTAATACAAAATAATGGAATATTCGTTTATAAATTTCATAAATCTATAGTCGAAGAGAAAATAGTTCCAAAAAACAGAGTTCATTTTTTAGAAGATTTAAGAATGGAGTTAGGTTCTATAATCGGCGCAAAATATAGAGAACTTAATATATTTAATATGAATACTCTATCGTCTTTAATAAATGCATTTTTAGTAGACAATTTAATTTATAATTCCGACAAAACTCAAGCTGAAATAGATAAAGTTTCGGAAAATATAGAACCTGTTTATACTACAATAAAAGCGGGATATCCGATATTAGAAAAAGGCGAGAGAATTACCGAAGAGAAAGTAAATTTATTAAGATATATATTAAACGATAATAATTTTTCGAGTTTTAATTTTAGCGCTTTAATAGGACAAATGTTTTTTATTCTTTTATTATTTATTTCTTTAGGTTATATTATTTTTAGATTTAAAATTTCTTTCTATACAAATTTTAAAAATTATTTATTATTTTGTTTTGAATATATATTTATTATGACAACCGCTTATATATGTTCAAATTATATTTCAAATAAACTCATAGAAGAATATTTGCCGTTTTATATATATACTTTTATTCCTATGTTTGCAATTTTAAATTCTTTATTAGGAGCGAAAAGAGGAATATCTTCTATAGTAACTATATGTATAACGGTTTTAGCCGCGAATATGACGCAGGCTGGAATATTTGAAACTTTTTCTTTATTTATAGGTTCGATAGTAGTTTCTATAATATCTAAAAGAATAAACAATAGAAACGGAGTATTATTATTAGGTTTTTATTTTGGAGTATATTTAAGCGTAATCTCTCTTATAAATATGTTTTTAATAAACGATATACGATTTGATTATATGCTTTTTGTATTATCTTTTGCAAGCGGATTAATTCAGGCTATTTTGGTTATGATAATATTGCCCGTATGCGAATATTTGCTTGAAACGGCGAGCATTTTTAAATTGCAGGAACTTGCCGATTTGAATAATCCTTTATTAAGACAATTGCAAATGAACGCTCCAGGCACCTATCACCATTCTATAAATATGGCAAATTTGGTTGAAATTATAGCCGAAGAGATAGGAGAAGATGGAAGATTGGCTTGCGTATCCGCTTATTATCATGATATAGGAAAAACAGAAAATCCTTTATATTTTATTGAAAATACAAATAGAGAAGAGAATATACACTTAAAATTAAAACCTACTCTATCGGCGTCAATAGTTAAATCGCATGTCAGATTCGGAGTAGAGATAGCGAAAAAATATAAACTTCCAAAAGAAGTAATAGCCGCAATTAAAGAGCATCATGGAACAAGTTTAATAAAATATTTTTATGTCGAAGCTTATAAAGAAAATCCAAATGTAGATATTAGTTTATTTACTTATCCAGGACCGCGTCCTCAATCGAAAATTACGGCTATACTTATGATATTAGATTCTATAGAAGCGGCAAGCAGAACTATAGAAATTCCTACAAGAGAAAATTTAGAAAGACTTATAGAAAATATAGTAAACGATAAAATGGCTCAAGGCGAACTAAACGATAGCGGATTAACCTTAAAAGATATAGAGATAATTAAAAGAATTTCTTTCCAAAAAATAATAGTTTCATTGCATGAAAGAATTAAATATCCCGAGCTTCCTGAAGAAAACGAAAAAGATTCTAAAAATGCAAAACCAAATAACGAAAAAAATAATAATGGAAAAACCGATTCGGATAAAAAAGAAAAATATAAGGTTAATGATAAAAAAGATATAAAAAAATTGCCAATGAAATATAATAATGAAAAAAATTCTATAAAATATAAAGATAATTCAAAAAAAGAAAAAGAAATTAAAGAAGTTGTAAAAAAATAA
- a CDS encoding M48 family metallopeptidase, with protein sequence MKEIIIHYKKIKNIYIRVKPDLNIHVNAPKRVTKKYIKEIIEKRKDWIEERIEAMQKRNISDFTLKELEDGNEIFYLGKSYMLKVVKSRRENIIIAGRIMYMYVNISNNLNNKRKKQLTLDIWYKKEAIKLFEELIKKYSSLMNLNTNITFTVKKLKSKWGSCDIAKKHILLNLELMKYPIHTIEYIILHELTHLLYPNHSKDFYNTISLYMPEWKKEKLILDNFFNI encoded by the coding sequence ATACATTACAAAAAAATAAAAAATATATACATTAGAGTAAAACCCGATTTAAATATTCATGTAAACGCTCCTAAAAGAGTAACTAAAAAATATATAAAAGAGATTATAGAAAAACGGAAAGATTGGATTGAAGAGAGAATAGAAGCAATGCAAAAAAGAAATATAAGCGACTTTACACTTAAAGAACTTGAAGACGGAAACGAAATATTTTATCTCGGAAAAAGCTATATGCTTAAAGTTGTAAAAAGTAGAAGAGAAAATATTATAATTGCGGGAAGAATTATGTATATGTATGTAAATATTTCAAATAATCTAAATAACAAAAGAAAAAAACAATTAACGCTAGATATATGGTATAAGAAAGAAGCTATAAAACTTTTTGAAGAGTTAATTAAAAAATATTCTTCTTTAATGAATTTAAATACAAATATAACTTTCACGGTAAAAAAATTAAAATCAAAATGGGGTTCATGCGACATAGCAAAAAAACATATATTATTAAATTTGGAATTAATGAAATATCCTATTCATACGATAGAATATATAATTTTACATGAGCTAACTCATTTATTATATCCAAATCATAGCAAAGATTTTTATAATACAATTTCTTTATATATGCCCGAATGGAAAAAAGAAAAACTTATATTAGATAATTTTTTTAATATTTAA